The sequence CAGCCATACATCACGAAATCTGGCGGCGCGCTGCTGTTTAACGGCGAAATACTCAATTTTGCCACGCTCGCTAAACAATATGGACTTACTAATTCCGGCTCAGACACCGATATACTGGCAAACCTCTTAGAGCTGCCCGGATTTGATCTCAATGCGCTTGAGGGGTTCTTCGCTTTCATCTACCTCGACTCGAATGGCAAGATGACTCATTGTGCCCGAGATCGGTTTGGGGTCAAACCGTTGGTGTACGTCAAGTCGCAAAACAACCTGGCAATTTCTAGTGAAGCTTCGGTGCTGTCAGATCTATATAATCTTCCCCACAGTCAACGTGCGCTCGCAGAATATAAGGCTTTCCGCGCACCGATCTTTACAAGCTCATATTTCGACGGCGTAGCCGAAGTCGTTCCAGGGACATGTTTGGTAAACGGCCCATATTTTGACACCCTCGACCACGTCACCGACGATTATCTGCCCGCTAACGACGTACAAGATGCCCTAAGTGAGACCTTGCAATCCGCTGTGAGGTCTAGGTTAGTTTCAGACGTCCCTGTCGGACTTCTATTAAGCGGCGGTATTGATAGTAATCTAATTCGCGCATATTCCCACAGGAAGTTTCAATGCTTCACCGGAGGTACTGAGAATGATTACGACGTAGAATATGCCGAATCCCTGGGGAGCGGCGCAGTACACATTGTGGACGTAAGTCGCCAGAAATTCCGCACGCGCTTCAGCGAAATGATTCAGCTAAGGAAAGAGCCGTTATCCGTTCCAAACGAGGTAATTCTGTCATTTCTAGCCGAACGCTGGCAGAAGAATGGTGGCCGTGTGTTACTTTCCGGTGAAGCAGCTGACGAGTTCTTCGGAGGCTACGATAGAATCTTCTATTGGGCTGCAAATGCTGAACGTTTCTGCATAGACACCTTCCTAAATCTATACAGTTATGCTGACGAAAGATCAATCGCGGAAGACATCCGGGCTGATTTCGAACACTTCTTTAGAAGCTTGCCCGGCATCAGCCCTTTCGAATCCGTCCGTCAGTTCTTCTTAAAGAAGCATCTGCCCGTGCTATTTCGGAGACTAGACTTTGCTCTAATGTATGCGGGAGTTGAAGGGCGTGAGCCGTTCGCACATTACGAGATGTTCAAACTCGCGATGCGCATCAAACCGAGTCAGTTATTCATCAATAAAATTGGTAAACGCCCACTACGGGAGTTGGCGGCCAAATGCTACGGTGACAAATTCGCCTTCGAACCGAAGGTCGGCTTCCCGATCGACGTTGGATCCATCTTTGGTTATGGGAAAACCGAGGACCGCATCTCAAACTACAAAGTGTGGCGCCAGGAGAATATGAGGCTGATCGCATGATAATCGGATACACCACTGGAGTTTTCGACTTATTTCATATCGGACATGTCAACCTTCTCCGCAACGCGCGGTCCCTATGCGACAAGTTGATTGTGGGGGTCACAGTCGACGAATTGGTCTCATACAAGGGCAAAAATCCAGTAATACCCTTCATGGAGCGAATCGAGGTCGTGCGCGCGTGCCGATATGTCGACGTCGCCATCCCACAACTGTCGATTGACAAAGTCGAGGCTGTCAACAAGTTGAATGCCAACCGTTTATTCGTAGGTGACGACTGGTACAAAACCGAACGATGGCAGGAAATGGAGGCAGACCTGCAAACCTTGGGTTGCGATATCGTCTATCTCCCGTACACGCGTGGCGTTAGCAGCACTCTCATTAATGAGACACTCACGTCTCTACGTGCCGCTCAAGAATAGTTCCGCTGATTCCCGCGGATGTTTACGACGACAAAAGGCAGACCTATATGTGCCGCCGGACAAATAGCCGTTACTCCCCCACGCCACAAGCCAGAGTGTGGGCGCAGGTACCGGGGCAACGCGAGTCGGCCAAATATTGCTTCGGTGTAGTAGCCCTTAAACTAGCCGGCCACGAAAGGGAGTTGACGATATGAAGTTTAGTGAGGTCGAGCGCCTGGTCAAAGGCATTCCATTCATCGATAGAGTCAACGCTGAGGCGCTCTATAGCTTTATTATCGGACAAAATCTGAAAGACTGCCTGGAGCTGGGGTTCGCTCACGGTGTCGCGAGTTGCTTCATGGCTGCAGCTCTCGATGAGCTGGGGGGCGGTCGATTAGTTTCGGTGGATATTGAATCGGCGCGGGAGTGGCAAAAGCCGAGCATCGAGGAGCTTCTCCAGAGGGTGGGTTTACCACAATACGTGGAGATCCACCGCGAGCGAACGGGATATAACTGGTATCTTCAGAAGCTTATCGCTCAACGCTCAGAAAATGATCTCAATATCTGCGAACCGATTTTCGATCTCTGCATTATTGATGGTCCGAAGAACTGGACGATAGATAGCAGTGCATTCTTCCTTGTTGACAAGCTTCTTAAGCCGGGGGGTTGGATAATTTTCGATGATTATTACTGGAGCTATGCCAGTGCGGATCGAACGAGAGATGCAACCGATGGTATCGTGCACCGAGATTTATCAGACTCTGAGCGGACGACGCCCCATATCAGGCAGATTTTCAACCTTCTTGTCATGCAACATCCTGACTACAGTAATTTCCGGATACAAGAAGATTCTGGGTGGGCTTGGGCTCAGAAGACTGATGCCCCACTAAGTACAAAGAGAGTCAGTTATGAGCTTTCCTACAGTTCACGCGACTATCTGTCGAGAGCTCTCCACAAAGCGCGGCTTGCCCTCACGCGCCAACGGGCCGGGTGAATGAAGTTACGCTTTTGAATTGAGAGCTTGCCGCATGGTTCCAGAATCGTTGCGGCTCAGGTCGCGTCGGACGTCATTACGCTCCGACCGCGTCACATTTCTTTCTATTGATATTGCTATACCGATTGCACACCACGCAGGTACGCTCACGAGCGTCGCATTCTGAAACATTAGCACTTCGGTGCCGTTGTGAATGACGAACATCAGAAACAGCGCGGAACCGAAGCGACCTGCTGCTGTGTTAGCTCGGGAGAGGATGCCCCAGAGGTAAAGCAGGAATACAAGTAGAACGCTCAGGCCTAAAATACCGACCTGCAGATATACCTGGAGATAGTAGTT comes from Mycolicibacterium pulveris and encodes:
- a CDS encoding asparagine synthetase B family protein translates to MELFMCGLFATNDLSTRNRLPEILRARLAFRGPDWQSPVIEHKGWLLYHARLSIIAPTPEFSQPYITKSGGALLFNGEILNFATLAKQYGLTNSGSDTDILANLLELPGFDLNALEGFFAFIYLDSNGKMTHCARDRFGVKPLVYVKSQNNLAISSEASVLSDLYNLPHSQRALAEYKAFRAPIFTSSYFDGVAEVVPGTCLVNGPYFDTLDHVTDDYLPANDVQDALSETLQSAVRSRLVSDVPVGLLLSGGIDSNLIRAYSHRKFQCFTGGTENDYDVEYAESLGSGAVHIVDVSRQKFRTRFSEMIQLRKEPLSVPNEVILSFLAERWQKNGGRVLLSGEAADEFFGGYDRIFYWAANAERFCIDTFLNLYSYADERSIAEDIRADFEHFFRSLPGISPFESVRQFFLKKHLPVLFRRLDFALMYAGVEGREPFAHYEMFKLAMRIKPSQLFINKIGKRPLRELAAKCYGDKFAFEPKVGFPIDVGSIFGYGKTEDRISNYKVWRQENMRLIA
- a CDS encoding adenylyltransferase/cytidyltransferase family protein — translated: MIIGYTTGVFDLFHIGHVNLLRNARSLCDKLIVGVTVDELVSYKGKNPVIPFMERIEVVRACRYVDVAIPQLSIDKVEAVNKLNANRLFVGDDWYKTERWQEMEADLQTLGCDIVYLPYTRGVSSTLINETLTSLRAAQE
- a CDS encoding class I SAM-dependent methyltransferase is translated as MKFSEVERLVKGIPFIDRVNAEALYSFIIGQNLKDCLELGFAHGVASCFMAAALDELGGGRLVSVDIESAREWQKPSIEELLQRVGLPQYVEIHRERTGYNWYLQKLIAQRSENDLNICEPIFDLCIIDGPKNWTIDSSAFFLVDKLLKPGGWIIFDDYYWSYASADRTRDATDGIVHRDLSDSERTTPHIRQIFNLLVMQHPDYSNFRIQEDSGWAWAQKTDAPLSTKRVSYELSYSSRDYLSRALHKARLALTRQRAG